From the genome of Proteus vulgaris, one region includes:
- the arcA gene encoding two-component system response regulator ArcA, protein MQTPHILIVEDEVVTRNTLKSIFEAEGYIVHEATDGNEMHNVLSDHDINLVIMDINLPGKNGLLLARELREQASVALMFLTGRDNEVDKILGLEIGADDYITKPFNPRELTIRARNLLSRTMNLVNGTEERRLVESYKFNGWELDINSRSLISPAGEQYKLPRSEFRAMLHFCENPGKIQTRAELLKKMTGRELKPHDRTVDVTIRRIRKHFESTPDTPEIIATIHGEGYRFCGDLDE, encoded by the coding sequence ATGCAAACCCCGCACATTCTGATTGTTGAAGACGAAGTAGTTACTCGTAATACCCTGAAAAGCATATTCGAAGCTGAAGGGTATATCGTACACGAAGCCACTGATGGCAACGAAATGCACAATGTTCTATCTGATCATGATATTAATCTGGTTATTATGGACATTAACCTTCCTGGTAAAAATGGGCTATTACTGGCTCGTGAATTACGCGAACAGGCAAGTGTTGCATTAATGTTCCTAACAGGTCGTGATAATGAAGTAGATAAAATCTTAGGCCTTGAAATTGGTGCCGATGATTACATTACTAAACCATTTAACCCTCGTGAGTTAACGATTCGTGCTCGTAACTTATTGTCACGCACCATGAATTTAGTTAATGGCACAGAAGAACGCCGTTTAGTCGAAAGCTATAAATTCAATGGTTGGGAGCTTGATATTAACAGTCGCTCACTAATCAGCCCTGCTGGTGAACAATACAAATTACCACGCAGTGAATTTCGTGCGATGCTACATTTCTGCGAGAATCCAGGAAAAATCCAAACTCGTGCAGAATTACTGAAGAAAATGACAGGCCGTGAATTAAAACCTCATGATCGTACTGTTGACGTTACTATTCGTCGTATTCGTAAGCATTTCGAATCTACACCAGATACACCTGAAATCATTGCTACAATCCATGGTGAAGGTTATCGTTTCTGTGGTGATTTAGACGAGTGA
- the robA gene encoding MDR efflux pump AcrAB transcriptional activator RobA, with amino-acid sequence MDQTNIIRDLLAWLDSNLDKPLSLDNVATKAGYSKWHLQRMFKEVTGQAIGSYIRSRRLSRAAVALRLTSRPILDIALQYRFDSQQTFTRAFKKQFDRTPALYRRTDEWCAVGICPPITLDPQNLPKWEFVQLPEKKLIGIEQTCSHTLEQWAEACSDMRQTFWRYYMSKINAVPHQVYGLHHAQHSDEHEDEQRVLYTTAVEPDYATFIEDDAAHEVSLAGGDYIRFDFEGEAKRGAMQEFLFLIYGVCLPKMGLTRRKGYDVEKYYLKNVRYSNEMVTEPQDHIERFEYYIPIKREDVTA; translated from the coding sequence ATGGATCAAACCAACATCATACGTGATTTGCTCGCTTGGCTTGATAGTAACCTCGATAAGCCATTATCCCTCGATAATGTCGCAACCAAAGCAGGTTACTCCAAGTGGCATTTACAACGCATGTTTAAAGAAGTTACAGGACAAGCGATTGGTTCTTATATTCGTTCAAGGCGTCTATCTCGCGCGGCTGTTGCATTACGTTTAACGAGCCGCCCCATTTTAGACATTGCTTTGCAATATCGTTTTGATTCCCAACAGACGTTTACCCGTGCTTTTAAAAAGCAATTTGATAGAACTCCAGCACTTTATCGTCGTACTGATGAATGGTGCGCGGTGGGAATTTGTCCTCCTATTACCTTAGATCCTCAAAATTTACCAAAATGGGAATTTGTACAATTACCTGAGAAAAAACTTATTGGTATTGAGCAAACATGTAGCCATACACTTGAGCAATGGGCTGAAGCTTGTTCCGATATGCGCCAAACATTCTGGCGTTACTATATGAGCAAAATAAATGCGGTTCCTCACCAAGTTTATGGCCTTCATCATGCACAACATAGTGATGAACATGAAGATGAGCAACGTGTGCTTTATACCACTGCTGTTGAACCTGATTATGCGACATTTATTGAGGATGATGCAGCCCATGAAGTCTCATTAGCAGGAGGTGATTACATTCGCTTTGATTTCGAAGGTGAGGCAAAACGAGGGGCAATGCAGGAGTTTTTATTCCTGATTTATGGTGTTTGTTTACCTAAAATGGGACTAACTCGCCGTAAAGGTTATGACGTCGAAAAATACTATCTTAAAAATGTGCGTTACAGCAATGAGATGGTGACAGAGCCACAAGATCATATCGAACGCTTTGAATATTACATCCCCATTAAACGTGAAGATGTAACGGCATAA
- the gpmB gene encoding 2,3-diphosphoglycerate-dependent phosphoglycerate mutase GpmB, translated as MLQVYLVRHGETEWNVARRIQGQSDSPLTANGVRQAQQVAEKVKSAGITHIISSDLGRTRQTAEIIAQACGCEVITDSRLRELNMGVLEQREIATLKTQEEAWRKSLIDGTPDGRIPQGESMAELASRMQAALNQCLELPENSRPLLVSHGIALGCLLSTVLGLPAYAERRLRLRNCSISRVDYQNSPWLASGWVIETAGDVSHLTDTALDEVQR; from the coding sequence ATGTTACAGGTCTATCTTGTTCGCCACGGTGAAACTGAATGGAACGTGGCGAGACGTATTCAAGGGCAATCTGATAGCCCACTAACAGCAAATGGTGTGCGTCAAGCACAGCAAGTTGCTGAAAAAGTAAAATCAGCAGGTATTACCCATATTATCTCAAGCGATCTTGGCCGTACTCGTCAAACGGCAGAAATCATTGCACAAGCTTGTGGTTGTGAAGTGATAACTGACTCACGTTTACGTGAACTCAATATGGGCGTTCTTGAACAGCGAGAGATCGCAACATTAAAGACACAAGAAGAGGCTTGGCGCAAGAGTTTGATTGATGGTACACCTGATGGACGAATTCCCCAAGGAGAATCAATGGCAGAATTAGCGAGCCGAATGCAGGCTGCGTTAAATCAATGCCTTGAGTTGCCCGAAAATAGCCGCCCATTATTAGTGAGCCATGGTATTGCATTAGGATGTTTGCTGAGTACCGTTTTGGGATTACCTGCATATGCAGAACGTCGTTTAAGACTGCGTAATTGTTCAATTTCTCGTGTTGATTATCAAAACAGCCCTTGGCTTGCCAGTGGTTGGGTGATTGAAACGGCTGGAGATGTGAGTCATCTTACTGATACAGCATTAGATGAAGTTCAACGCTAA
- the creA gene encoding protein CreA, giving the protein MLAVSILLPFSFMAKAEEIGYVDTVFKFFGANHKIVIEAFDDPEVKNVTCYLSRAKTGGISGSLGLAEDTADAAISCQQVGPIELSEKVIKGKNRGDVVFQKRTSLVFKKLQVVRFYDKERHALIYLTYSDKVIDGSPKNAISAVPIMPWKE; this is encoded by the coding sequence ATGCTAGCAGTGTCTATCTTACTCCCTTTTTCTTTTATGGCAAAAGCGGAAGAAATTGGTTACGTCGATACCGTATTTAAGTTTTTTGGTGCTAACCATAAAATTGTGATTGAAGCATTTGATGATCCTGAAGTTAAGAATGTGACTTGTTATTTAAGTCGTGCAAAAACAGGTGGGATCTCAGGAAGTCTAGGTCTTGCTGAAGATACGGCGGATGCGGCAATTTCTTGTCAGCAAGTGGGGCCTATTGAATTAAGTGAAAAGGTGATTAAAGGAAAAAACCGAGGTGATGTGGTTTTCCAAAAAAGAACATCTTTAGTCTTTAAAAAGCTTCAAGTTGTCCGTTTTTACGATAAAGAACGTCATGCACTGATTTACTTAACTTATTCCGATAAGGTGATTGATGGCTCACCAAAAAATGCGATCAGTGCCGTGCCTATTATGCCGTGGAAAGAGTGA